Within bacterium, the genomic segment GCGCCAGTTCGGCCCAGTGTTCCTCGGGCCACAGCCGGCTGGTCCAGCGACCGCCGCAACCGGTGTTCAGGCCGACGACCGGACCCTCGACCGGCAGTTCGAAGGCGGGCGCGGCGGCCGCCCGATCGAGCACGTACTCCTCGCCGGCGAACGCGTAGCCGCAGATGGCGAAGATCTCCTGCAGGTAGGTCAGGGTGTTCGCCCGGTTGACGTCGTCGAAGAGGCCCGTGAGGAACTTGGCGCGGGCGGGACCGTCGTCGCAGGGCCCGCAGAAGCCGTCCTCGCCCAGCAGGAAGCCGCGCTTCTCGCGGGCCTCGACTTCGCGGGCCAGGGCGCAGGCCTCGCGGTCCTTGTCCAGGTTGATCAGCAGATCGAACGCGGTGTGCCGCGCCCAGAGGATCGCGGCCGTGTCCAGGGACAGACGGTCGTCCACCTCCGACGGCAACAGGTCGGGGAACTGGCTGATCCAGGTGATGCGGTGGCGGGGGTAGTCGCGGCGCAAGGGGACGAGCAGCGGCGTGGTGCGGATGACGTCGCCCGCCGCGCCCAGCTTGATGATCAGGATGCGGCCCTCGCGCCGGACGTAGGCGGGACAATCCCCGCAATGCACACCCTCGTCCTTGTGGGGCCGGCAGGGGATGTCGCCGCGGAAATGCAGACAGTCGCGCCGGACGTCCATGTCGTTCATTCCTCGTTGAAGAGGCTCAGCAGATCCTCGGCATTCGCGTTCAGATCCGGCGGCAGGCCCAGCTCCCGCGCGGCCTCGAGCGCGCGCCGCGCCTGGTCCGCGTTGCCCATGTCCAGCAGCAGCAGGCCGAGGCGATGGAAGACCAGGGCCTTCTGCCCCGGTTCGCGCGCCTCGCGCAAGGCGGAGTTGAGGGCTTCCATGGCCCGCACCTGCCGCCCGCGCTCCTGGTGGGCGCGCCCGATGCGCCGCAGGGCTTCGCAGCGCTCCCACGCCCGGGATTCGTCCTGCGCCAGCGACTCGAGCCATCGCTCGCAGTGGGCGACCACCGCGTCGGGGTCGCCGGCCGCGAGCAGACGGTCGGCTTCGCGCAGTTCGGGCGGCACGCTGCGCGTGGCCGCGGCGAGATGAGCGTGCAGCCGCTTCTCCACCTCCGCGAACCCCTCGGGCAACTCGTAGTGGAGGGCCAGGTCCAGCATGGCGACGGCCCGGTCCAGTTCGCCGCGGTCCTTCAGGAGCCCCGCCAGCAGTAGGGCCGCCAGGCCCACCTCGTCCCCGTCCTCACGGATGACGTCGCGCAGCAGCACCTCGGCGCCGCTGTCGGAGCCCGCCTCGAGATGCTCCAGGGCGCGGTTGATCTTGTCGCCGTAGGCGCGCTCGGCCTGATCGGCGGGGGGCCCGAGAAACTTGATCGTGAAGAGCCCGCCGACGGATGTGTCCGCGGTGACGGTCACCGCCACCGCCTCGCCGGTTCCCCAGGGGATGCGCACGCTGTGGCGCGATTCGTCGTGCTTCTGGTAGACGAGCTGGTTGTTGCCGAGGCGCAGCACGTTGAGATCGCACAGGCGCTGATCGCCTTCGACGGTGAGGATCCAGGCGCGCAGGGGGATGTCGTCGAATTCGACCCTGAACTGCACCGACTCACCCGGCTCGAGATTGTATGTCTCGGTGCCCCACGCCACCCACAGGCCCTCCGGCACGCCGGCCCGGACGGTCAGGGCAGCGAGCGAAAGGGCGATGAGGATCGGAACACCGCGGCGCGCCAAGGGGATTCTCCTTCGTCGCATCGTAAATCGTTGTCTTGGTACGACGAACATATCGGAAGGCGCGGTAAAGCACAAGAGACGGACGGACCGACCCGATCATCCCTTGAAAAGCCGCCGCACGAGATCGTCAACCCACCGTGGGACCACGCGTCGGACCTGGACGACGCGAACGTGGGCTGGCGTATGTCCCGATACATCGGAGCTGTGGCCGTATCGTTGCCTGCGAGTTGCGGATTGGACGGTAACGTGTTATTTCATGGTAACTATGAGTGTTCAGCGTCTTGTTCTTCTCACGGCCCTTTGGGCCTTCCTTCTGGCGCCCTCGGCATGCATGCTGGGTGTTCTGGAGCATATCTGCCCTCGTGGTTCGGAGTCGAATTGTGGGAGTAGATCGGCTTGCGCGGATGATCCCTGCAACACGCAAGTCGTTCTGAGCACCGACAGCGACCACGATATCTTAGCAAACTCGGCGCCTGCTGACGGCGCGGCGATTCCCGACAGGCTGGTCAGCTCCTCGGTTTATACCTGTCTCACGACCGGCATCGCTGCCGTGCAGCCGGGGATCTTCCACCTTCCTGTTCCTGCCTCCGCCCTTCCTCTTCTCTGTTAATACCATACCGTTTAAATCCATATTCCATGGGCACAGCTGTGGCTGTTTGCGTATGCGAAGCATGGCGTGGCTTTGCGGTTCGGTACTCCGAGCCGAGGCTGCATGGAGACAGGTACCGGGTTCGGAGGAAAACCATGGACTCGAGGCGGCTGAAACATTTTCTCATCATCCTGTTGATCACGACCACTGCCGGATGTTCGACTTCGCGATACGAACCGGCCCGGCCCCAGCGCCGGCCGCTGGGGCTGGAGATGGTTGTTCATGAAGCTCCATCGGAGCCCGATTCGCCCGGCGCGCTGCTTCCGGAGCTTCAGGAACCCGTGGACGAACTGAGCCTTCGTGACGCTTTGGTCCTGGCTCTCCGTCACAATCCGAAACTGGCGGCGACGTCCTGGAACGTACGCATCGGTGAAGCGCGAACGCGACAAGCCGGCCTGCTGCCGAATCCGGAAACCGAGATGGGAGTCGCGGAGGCCGCGGGCACCGGCGAGCGCCGGGCTCTCGCTGCGGCCGAGACTTCGATTCGTCTGAGCCAGCTCGTCGAACTCGGTGACAAGCGTGCCGCACGAAGTCGTCTGGCGGCCGCAGAGGGGACACTCGGGGCCTGGGACCACGAGGCCATGCGCCTGGCTGTTCTGACGAACGCCACGCTCGGTTTCATCGATGTCCTCGCCGCCCAGGATCGACTCCGGCTTGCGGAGGATTTCCTGCACCTGTCGGAGGAGACCTTCAACGTGGTGGCCGAGCGCGTCATGGCAGGCAAGGTCTCGCCGCTGGAGAGGACGAAAGCCGCCATCGAACGGGCCGACGCCAAAATCGAACTTTCCCGGGCCAGAAGCAATCTGCATGCTTCCAGACAGCGGCTTGCCGCAACCTGGGGCAGCACATCACCCCACTTCTCGCTCGCAACGGGCGCATTGGACCGGGTGACGGAGATACCCCCCTACGAGGCGATCAAGACCCTCATCCAGCGGAATCCCGAAGTCGCTCGCTGGACCGAAGAGATGGAGCATCGCCTCGCCGCCATCGCCTCGGCACGGGCAGCGCGAGTGCCCGATCTGACCGTGAGCGCAGGCGCTCAACACTTCTCCGGGTCGGGCGATCGCGCCTTCACCTTCGGTCTCAGCCTGCCCATACCGCTCTTCGACCGCAACCAGGGCGGCCTGGCCGAGGCCCGCTATCGGCAGGCACAGTCCAGCCATGAGAAGAGGTACAGCGAGGTTCAGGCGGTAACCGCTCTTGTGGAGTCGTACGAAGCCTTGTCGGCCGCCCGCACCGAGGCGCTCGGCCTCAGGGAAGAGATCGTCCCCGCCGCGGACCAGGCTTTCGAGGCCGCCCGGGACGGCTATCAGCAGGGGAAGTTCGGTTATCTGGATGTGCTCGACGCACAGCGCACCTTTTTCGAAGCAAAGGTAGGGCTGCTCGATGCGTTGGCCCGATATCACAGGGCCGTGGCGATCGTGGAAAGTCTTGTCGGAACACCACTCGATGCATTGAGCGAAACGCGGAAAGCAGAAACGGAGGAACGGCCGTGAGGAGGATTCTTCCTGTCAGCAGCGTGCCGGCACTCTTTGCCGTGCTCGTCTTTTTCCTGGGGGCTTGCGACCACGGCCATGCGGATGGCGAAAATCAGGCGGTGCAAGGTGATGAGCACGCAGGGCACGAACATGGCGAGGAGGGTGAGAATCCCCTGGCCATGTCGCTGGATGAAATCGCTGCCGCACGATGCGAGCACAGGATCGCAACGTACGAGTGCGATGCCTGCCGGTTCGAAGTCGGCGTGGTGAAGGTTTCGGATTCCTTGCTGAAAAAAACAGCCTCTGCCGGGGCGGGCCTGCTCGGCACGGAGGTCGTCGCCCTGCGGCATGCGGCAGTCCGTCTCGATGTCACCGGCGAGGTCCGTCTGAACGAAAACACGGCTGTCCAT encodes:
- a CDS encoding glycosyltransferase family 9 protein, whose protein sequence is MNDMDVRRDCLHFRGDIPCRPHKDEGVHCGDCPAYVRREGRILIIKLGAAGDVIRTTPLLVPLRRDYPRHRITWISQFPDLLPSEVDDRLSLDTAAILWARHTAFDLLINLDKDREACALAREVEAREKRGFLLGEDGFCGPCDDGPARAKFLTGLFDDVNRANTLTYLQEIFAICGYAFAGEEYVLDRAAAAPAFELPVEGPVVGLNTGCGGRWTSRLWPEEHWAELARLLAADGCCVMLLGGPEEDAKNRRLAAATGAFYPGLFPLREFTAVMNRCDAVVTAVTMAMHLAIGLGKQLVLLNNIFNPAEFELYGRGEIVAPPQDCKCFFRPRCTQPTFCLETLTPRTVRAAVVRRLEAG
- a CDS encoding TolC family protein, which gives rise to MDSRRLKHFLIILLITTTAGCSTSRYEPARPQRRPLGLEMVVHEAPSEPDSPGALLPELQEPVDELSLRDALVLALRHNPKLAATSWNVRIGEARTRQAGLLPNPETEMGVAEAAGTGERRALAAAETSIRLSQLVELGDKRAARSRLAAAEGTLGAWDHEAMRLAVLTNATLGFIDVLAAQDRLRLAEDFLHLSEETFNVVAERVMAGKVSPLERTKAAIERADAKIELSRARSNLHASRQRLAATWGSTSPHFSLATGALDRVTEIPPYEAIKTLIQRNPEVARWTEEMEHRLAAIASARAARVPDLTVSAGAQHFSGSGDRAFTFGLSLPIPLFDRNQGGLAEARYRQAQSSHEKRYSEVQAVTALVESYEALSAARTEALGLREEIVPAADQAFEAARDGYQQGKFGYLDVLDAQRTFFEAKVGLLDALARYHRAVAIVESLVGTPLDALSETRKAETEERP